Proteins from one Stenotrophomonas aracearum genomic window:
- a CDS encoding glycoside hydrolase family 43 protein yields the protein MEQELLQRRNGNNLEHLAAHAISQPLVSHIYTADPSAHVFEGRLYIYPSHDIDAGAPFDDDGGHFGMEDYHVLRMDSPQGEATDCGLALHVRDVPWAAKQMWAPDAATRDGRYFLYFPAKDAQGIFRIGAAVADRPEGPFTADAEPMAGTYSIDPAVYRDNDGEHYLYFGGIWGGQLQKYRDNRYDVANEEPTGAAPALGPRVGRLHSGMTRLAEPTREVLILDEHGTPLRADDHERRFFEGPWLHRYNDRYYLSYSTGNTHLLCYAVGDSPYGPFTYAGVILKPVVGWTTHHSICEVEGQWYLFYHDSLLSGGVTHLRSVKCTPLHMDADGSIRTIDPYGA from the coding sequence ATCGAGCAGGAACTGCTGCAACGGCGGAATGGCAACAACCTGGAGCACCTGGCCGCGCACGCCATTTCCCAGCCGCTGGTGTCACATATCTACACGGCCGACCCTTCCGCGCATGTCTTCGAAGGCAGGCTGTACATCTACCCCTCGCACGACATCGATGCGGGCGCTCCATTCGATGACGACGGCGGCCACTTCGGCATGGAGGACTACCACGTGCTGCGGATGGACTCGCCGCAGGGCGAGGCCACCGACTGCGGTCTGGCACTGCATGTACGTGACGTGCCCTGGGCTGCGAAGCAGATGTGGGCACCGGATGCGGCAACGCGTGACGGTCGCTACTTCCTCTACTTCCCGGCCAAGGATGCGCAGGGCATCTTCCGCATCGGCGCAGCGGTTGCGGATCGCCCCGAGGGGCCGTTCACGGCCGACGCCGAGCCGATGGCAGGGACGTACTCCATCGACCCGGCCGTCTACCGCGACAACGATGGGGAACACTATCTCTACTTCGGTGGCATATGGGGCGGGCAGCTGCAGAAGTACCGGGACAACCGGTACGACGTCGCGAACGAAGAGCCCACCGGCGCCGCGCCCGCACTGGGTCCGAGGGTAGGGCGACTCCATTCCGGCATGACCCGGCTGGCAGAGCCCACCCGCGAAGTGCTGATCCTGGACGAGCACGGAACACCGCTGCGTGCCGACGACCACGAGCGCCGCTTCTTCGAAGGTCCGTGGCTGCACCGGTACAACGACCGCTACTACCTCTCGTACTCCACCGGCAACACCCACCTGCTGTGCTACGCGGTCGGCGACAGTCCGTACGGTCCGTTCACCTACGCTGGCGTGATCCTCAAGCCGGTAGTGGGCTGGACCACGCACCATTCCATCTGCGAAGTGGAGGGGCAGTGGTATCTGTTCTATCACGACTCCCTGCTGTCCGGCGGCGTGACCCACCTGCGCTCTGTGAAGTGCACGCCACTGCATATGGACGCGGACGGCAGCATCCGTACGATCGATCCCTATGGCGCCTGA
- a CDS encoding arylsulfatase, which translates to MPTPTSDTPFEVHLDHTHLPEPEWDFRNARIGMYATESSPDFPPNKQAPAGAPNILLALLDDVGFGWSSACGGLVRMPTAERLAGNGLFYNQFHTTALCSPTRAALLTGRNHHSVATGVIAEMATGYPGYCGIIPKGCATFAELLKQAGYTSAWFGKNHNVPDNQTSAAGPFDNWPTYQGFDYFYGFISGETDQFYPSLLRNTDPIEPPAKPGDGYHLTRDLADQCIGWIRQQKSIAPERPFLAYFSTGAAHAPHQPPLDWRGRNEGRFDMGWDKYREQVHAEQIKRGIIPKGTRLTERPEQIPSWDSQPPEHQKLFSRQAENYADFLEHADFETGRIVDAIEGMGELDNTLVIYIIGDNGSSGEGSLVGTPNEIMSLNGRQPSMEESIGFMDRWGLPGTSPHYAVGWAWAGDTPFQWTKQVASHFGGTRNAMIVSWPRQITDTGQMRSQFHHCIDLMPTLMEIVGITEPREVNGFIQRPIEGTSFAYTFANGAGSVPSTHTHQYFEMLGNRAMYADGWIASCRHGRLPWETSGSSGFDEDTWELYNITEDFSQGVDLAAKEPKRLRQLQDLFMAEAAKYNVLPLDDRFAERLDVTLRPSYFHGRDEVTFYPGMTRLPEGSGPKLVGVPFTLTAPVKIERDTEGVIFALGGDAAGFSLFFWEGKPRFHYNFFGIRRYDVVSPEALPAGEHTIELAFTPASPTPGGPADVVLSVNGKEVARGHIDEQVPQRCGTETMDVGMDCVSPVCADYEEKGLFPFTGTIDSVTLRFGDHEPPGGMERLKLATRMD; encoded by the coding sequence ATGCCGACCCCTACCAGCGATACCCCGTTCGAAGTTCATCTGGACCACACCCATCTGCCTGAGCCGGAATGGGATTTCAGGAATGCCAGGATCGGAATGTATGCGACCGAGTCCAGTCCGGACTTTCCACCGAACAAGCAGGCGCCGGCCGGCGCCCCCAACATCCTGCTGGCACTGCTGGATGATGTGGGCTTCGGCTGGTCAAGCGCGTGTGGTGGGCTGGTGCGGATGCCCACTGCCGAGCGCCTTGCAGGTAATGGGCTGTTCTACAACCAGTTCCACACGACGGCGCTGTGCTCGCCGACGCGGGCCGCGCTGTTGACCGGGCGCAATCACCACTCCGTAGCCACCGGCGTGATCGCCGAGATGGCCACCGGCTACCCCGGCTATTGCGGCATCATTCCGAAGGGGTGCGCCACGTTTGCCGAGCTGCTCAAACAGGCCGGCTACACCAGTGCGTGGTTCGGCAAGAACCACAACGTGCCCGACAACCAGACCAGTGCCGCCGGCCCGTTCGACAACTGGCCGACCTACCAGGGCTTCGACTACTTCTACGGTTTCATCAGTGGGGAAACCGACCAGTTCTATCCCTCGCTGCTACGCAACACCGACCCCATCGAGCCGCCTGCCAAGCCCGGCGACGGCTACCACCTGACGCGCGACCTTGCCGACCAATGTATCGGCTGGATCCGGCAGCAGAAGTCGATCGCCCCGGAGCGGCCGTTCCTCGCCTACTTCTCGACCGGTGCGGCGCATGCACCGCACCAGCCACCGCTGGACTGGCGTGGGCGCAATGAAGGCCGCTTCGACATGGGCTGGGACAAGTATCGCGAACAGGTACATGCCGAGCAGATCAAGCGCGGCATCATTCCGAAGGGCACGCGCCTGACCGAGCGTCCGGAACAGATTCCGTCCTGGGACAGCCAGCCGCCCGAGCACCAGAAGCTGTTTTCCCGGCAGGCGGAAAACTATGCCGATTTCCTCGAACACGCCGATTTCGAGACCGGTCGGATCGTGGATGCCATCGAGGGCATGGGCGAACTCGACAACACGCTGGTGATCTACATCATCGGCGACAACGGCTCCAGCGGCGAAGGATCGCTGGTGGGAACTCCGAACGAAATCATGAGCCTCAATGGCCGCCAGCCTTCGATGGAGGAGTCCATCGGCTTCATGGACCGCTGGGGCCTGCCCGGCACGTCCCCGCACTATGCCGTGGGCTGGGCATGGGCCGGCGATACGCCCTTCCAGTGGACCAAGCAGGTGGCCTCGCATTTTGGCGGCACGCGCAACGCGATGATCGTGTCCTGGCCGCGGCAGATCACCGACACGGGGCAGATGCGGTCCCAGTTCCACCACTGCATCGATCTGATGCCTACGCTGATGGAGATCGTGGGCATTACCGAGCCGCGCGAAGTCAACGGCTTCATCCAGCGGCCGATCGAGGGCACCAGTTTTGCCTACACCTTTGCCAACGGCGCAGGCAGCGTGCCGAGCACGCACACGCACCAGTACTTCGAGATGCTGGGTAACCGCGCGATGTATGCCGACGGCTGGATCGCGTCGTGCCGGCATGGCCGGCTGCCCTGGGAGACGTCAGGCTCGTCGGGCTTCGACGAAGACACGTGGGAGCTGTACAACATCACCGAGGATTTCAGCCAGGGCGTGGACCTGGCGGCGAAGGAACCCAAGCGGCTTCGCCAGCTGCAGGACCTGTTCATGGCCGAGGCCGCCAAATACAACGTGTTGCCGCTGGACGACCGCTTTGCGGAACGGCTGGACGTAACGCTGCGACCGAGCTACTTCCATGGCCGTGACGAAGTGACGTTCTACCCTGGCATGACACGCCTGCCGGAAGGCAGCGGCCCCAAGCTGGTCGGTGTGCCGTTCACGCTGACTGCCCCGGTGAAGATAGAGCGGGACACTGAAGGCGTCATCTTTGCACTGGGCGGTGATGCGGCCGGCTTCTCGCTGTTCTTCTGGGAGGGAAAGCCGCGCTTCCACTACAACTTCTTCGGCATCCGCCGCTACGACGTGGTCTCCCCCGAGGCCCTTCCTGCAGGCGAGCACACCATCGAGCTGGCCTTTACGCCAGCATCGCCGACCCCGGGCGGGCCGGCGGACGTCGTCCTCAGCGTGAACGGCAAGGAAGTCGCGCGGGGGCACATCGACGAGCAGGTGCCGCAGCGGTGTGGCACGGAGACCATGGACGTGGGCATGGACTGCGTATCGCCGGTGTGCGCGGACTATGAAGAGAAGGGCCTGTTCCCCTTCACCGGCACCATTGATTCGGTGACGCTGCGGTTCGGTGACCACGAACCACCGGGCGGCATGGAGCGGCTGAAACTGGCTACCCGCATGGACTGA
- a CDS encoding glycoside hydrolase family 43 protein — protein sequence MRWLLAIPMLLSAVLTTGAKEPAPPVYFDWFEYTGRDAAFETPLPAAHYRNPILAGFHADPSIVAVNGRFYLVNSSFTYYPGIPVFESEDLVHWRQIGNVIDRPSQLDFDGLSVSRGVFAPAISYHDGLFYVVTTAVDSGGNFIATARDPAGPWSDPHWLPGIDGIDPSLFFNDDGNVYLVNNDAPPGTPRYEGHRAIWMQQIDLAAFKPIGPRKVLIDGGVEPEKSPIWIEGPHLYKREGWYYLSDAEGGTGPQHSQVVLRSRDVWGPYVPYADNPILTQRDLPADRPLPITNAGHADLVEGPDGSWWAVFLASRNYQQRHYNTGRETYLLPVAWRDGWPVILPANQTIPYAVKAPSWMRGDAMQAPSTGNFTDRDEFDGAALGNAWLRVRVPKQEWASLYERPGSLAIHPLPEGLETLRNPAFLGRRQQHLRFDASTAMSRPAQGIAAGMAAFQSEAWWYFLGVRSLGGDRIAVFLEARDGGGTTKTLATRELKAATTLRLQISGNEGNYAFAVDTGDGQGWQTLAANVDGTVLSTDRAGGFVGTLLGPFARDERALRSR from the coding sequence ATGCGCTGGCTGCTCGCTATTCCCATGCTGCTCAGTGCGGTGTTGACCACCGGCGCCAAGGAGCCTGCGCCGCCGGTCTACTTCGACTGGTTCGAATACACCGGCCGCGATGCCGCCTTTGAAACGCCGCTGCCGGCCGCGCACTACCGCAACCCGATCCTGGCTGGATTCCATGCAGACCCCAGCATCGTCGCCGTCAACGGCCGGTTCTACCTGGTCAACTCCAGCTTCACCTATTACCCGGGCATCCCCGTCTTCGAGAGTGAGGACCTGGTGCACTGGAGACAGATCGGCAACGTCATCGACCGACCCAGCCAGCTCGATTTCGACGGCCTCAGCGTCTCACGGGGCGTGTTCGCACCCGCGATCTCGTACCACGATGGCCTGTTCTACGTGGTCACCACCGCCGTAGACAGCGGCGGCAACTTCATCGCGACCGCACGCGATCCCGCCGGCCCGTGGTCCGACCCGCACTGGTTGCCCGGCATCGATGGCATCGACCCGTCCTTGTTCTTCAACGACGACGGCAACGTCTACCTCGTGAACAACGATGCGCCGCCCGGCACCCCGCGCTACGAAGGCCATCGCGCGATCTGGATGCAGCAGATCGACCTGGCCGCGTTCAAGCCCATCGGCCCGCGCAAAGTCCTGATCGACGGCGGCGTCGAACCGGAAAAAAGCCCGATCTGGATCGAAGGCCCGCACCTCTACAAGCGCGAGGGCTGGTATTACCTCTCCGACGCCGAGGGCGGCACTGGCCCGCAGCACTCGCAGGTGGTGCTGCGCAGCCGCGACGTCTGGGGGCCGTACGTTCCCTATGCAGACAATCCGATCCTCACCCAGCGCGACCTGCCTGCCGACCGCCCGCTGCCCATCACCAATGCCGGCCATGCGGATCTGGTGGAAGGTCCGGACGGCTCGTGGTGGGCCGTGTTCCTGGCCAGCCGCAACTACCAGCAGCGGCACTACAACACCGGGCGTGAGACCTACCTGCTGCCGGTGGCATGGCGCGATGGCTGGCCGGTGATCCTGCCCGCCAACCAGACCATCCCTTATGCGGTGAAAGCCCCCAGCTGGATGAGAGGCGACGCCATGCAGGCGCCCTCGACCGGGAACTTCACCGACCGCGACGAGTTCGACGGAGCGGCGCTGGGCAACGCCTGGCTTCGCGTACGCGTGCCCAAACAAGAGTGGGCAAGCCTGTACGAGCGCCCGGGAAGCCTCGCCATCCACCCGCTGCCGGAAGGCCTTGAGACGCTCAGGAATCCAGCCTTCCTCGGCCGCCGCCAGCAACACCTGCGCTTCGATGCGAGCACCGCCATGAGCCGCCCGGCGCAAGGCATCGCAGCAGGGATGGCTGCCTTCCAGAGCGAGGCCTGGTGGTACTTCCTTGGCGTGCGCAGCCTAGGCGGCGACCGCATCGCCGTCTTCCTCGAAGCCCGGGACGGCGGCGGCACAACGAAGACCCTTGCGACCCGTGAACTGAAAGCAGCAACCACGCTGCGCCTTCAGATCAGCGGCAATGAAGGCAACTACGCCTTCGCTGTCGACACCGGAGACGGGCAGGGCTGGCAAACCCTCGCAGCAAATGTAGACGGCACCGTACTCAGCACCGATCGCGCAGGGGGCTTTGTAGGCACCCTGCTGGGACCATTCGCGCGCGACGAGCGCGCCTTGAGGAGCAGATGA
- a CDS encoding sialate O-acetylesterase, translating into MSRLRRWAHRLLLPALAIASAPAMAQQPTPSLLHPLFQDHAVLQRDQPIPVWGEAKPDESVSVSLAGQSRRTRADASGHWQATLPSTSAGGPYELTVSAGQATQTAHNLMIGDVWLCSGQSNMELPVWRTLDANTELAAAAHPDIRLFTVPKAAAVAPQSTFSAPVGWAAATPDTVREFSAACYYFARELQKTVNVPMGLIQSAWGGSRIEAWTSAKGLRAQHGMQPALAVLALYANDPAAANAQWGKHWQQWWASRDGTVSGDAPWQPDANNGAWTQAPAALGAWERWGVPELSDYNGMVWYRTQVTLTAAQAAQNATLELGPVDETDVTWVNGVAVGSQYAPGEARSYPVAPGLLKAGANSVVLNVLDTWGDGGLAGPASAHAIRLADGTRVTLDSPWQYRAAPGPESPPLAPWHAATGLSTLYNGMIAPLGNYGLRGMLWYQGESNTGDGAAYAGRLRSLRGDWRSRSGATLPLLIIQLANYGKPPSAPTESGWAQVREAQRRVAAEGAHSGLAVTIDIGDAYDIHPPNKQELGRRLARLARNVVYGEHDLVPTGPTATVASRTSDGLRIQFEDVTGELITTGARGPIGFELCDAAAHHCDYADATLDGHAVVLRSPQAGTAARVRYCWADGPVCTVRDSSGLPTGPFELPITEGAAR; encoded by the coding sequence ATGAGCAGGCTCCGCCGTTGGGCTCACCGGTTGCTGCTGCCCGCACTTGCCATTGCCAGCGCACCCGCGATGGCGCAGCAACCCACGCCCTCCCTGCTGCATCCACTCTTCCAGGATCACGCCGTCCTGCAGCGCGACCAGCCGATTCCGGTCTGGGGCGAAGCAAAGCCGGACGAGAGCGTGTCCGTATCGCTCGCGGGCCAGTCCCGCAGAACCCGCGCGGACGCCAGCGGACACTGGCAGGCAACGCTCCCGTCCACCTCAGCAGGCGGCCCCTACGAACTCACCGTAAGTGCAGGGCAGGCCACCCAGACCGCGCATAACCTGATGATCGGCGACGTCTGGCTGTGCTCCGGCCAGTCGAACATGGAACTGCCGGTCTGGCGCACCCTGGACGCCAACACCGAGCTTGCCGCCGCAGCGCATCCCGACATCCGCCTCTTCACCGTTCCCAAAGCTGCTGCCGTCGCCCCGCAGAGCACGTTCAGCGCACCGGTCGGTTGGGCCGCCGCAACCCCAGACACCGTCCGCGAGTTCTCCGCCGCCTGCTACTACTTCGCGCGCGAACTCCAGAAGACCGTCAACGTCCCGATGGGACTCATCCAATCGGCCTGGGGCGGCTCGCGGATCGAAGCGTGGACCAGCGCCAAGGGCCTGCGCGCACAGCACGGCATGCAACCCGCACTGGCCGTACTCGCCCTGTATGCCAACGACCCTGCAGCCGCGAATGCGCAATGGGGAAAGCACTGGCAGCAATGGTGGGCCAGTCGCGATGGCACCGTTTCGGGCGATGCACCGTGGCAGCCAGATGCCAACAACGGGGCATGGACGCAGGCACCCGCTGCACTGGGCGCATGGGAGCGCTGGGGTGTCCCCGAGCTGTCCGACTACAACGGCATGGTCTGGTACCGCACGCAGGTCACCCTTACCGCCGCGCAGGCAGCACAGAACGCAACGCTCGAACTGGGACCGGTAGACGAGACCGACGTTACCTGGGTCAACGGCGTTGCGGTAGGCAGCCAGTACGCCCCCGGCGAAGCGCGGTCATACCCCGTGGCCCCCGGCCTGCTGAAAGCGGGCGCGAATTCCGTGGTGCTCAACGTACTGGACACCTGGGGCGACGGCGGGCTGGCCGGGCCCGCGAGCGCCCACGCGATTCGCCTGGCCGATGGCACCCGCGTCACGCTCGACTCGCCTTGGCAGTACCGGGCGGCACCCGGCCCTGAGTCACCGCCACTCGCCCCATGGCACGCAGCAACCGGGCTGTCCACCCTGTACAACGGCATGATCGCGCCACTGGGCAACTACGGCCTGCGCGGCATGCTCTGGTACCAGGGCGAGTCAAACACCGGTGACGGTGCCGCTTACGCAGGGCGACTGCGCAGCCTGCGCGGCGACTGGCGCAGCCGGTCTGGTGCAACGTTGCCCCTGCTGATCATCCAGCTCGCGAACTACGGCAAGCCACCCTCAGCGCCCACCGAAAGCGGCTGGGCGCAGGTACGTGAAGCCCAACGGCGCGTGGCGGCGGAAGGCGCTCACAGCGGGCTCGCCGTCACCATCGACATTGGCGACGCCTACGACATCCACCCGCCGAACAAGCAGGAACTGGGACGTCGACTGGCGCGGCTGGCGCGCAACGTGGTCTACGGCGAGCACGACCTGGTACCCACCGGTCCGACGGCGACGGTTGCGTCGCGCACGTCGGATGGACTGCGGATCCAGTTCGAAGATGTTACGGGTGAACTCATTACCACGGGCGCGCGGGGCCCCATCGGGTTTGAGCTCTGTGACGCCGCTGCCCACCACTGCGACTACGCCGATGCGACATTGGACGGGCACGCAGTCGTCCTGCGCAGCCCTCAGGCGGGCACCGCCGCCCGCGTCCGCTACTGCTGGGCCGACGGACCGGTCTGCACCGTGCGCGACAGCAGCGGCCTGCCGACGGGGCCGTTCGAGCTGCCCATCACGGAAGGAGCCGCCCGCTGA
- a CDS encoding glycoside hydrolase family 3 protein has product MTRRPYHLVGLRGPVLATLALCAAIGLATRVHAAEPKPWLDTTASFETRAAALVAEMTLEEKAAQMQNGAPAIERLGVPAYDWWSEGLHGVARAGQATVFPQAIGLAATFDVPLMGQVATTISDEARAKHHQFVRDGQHGRYQGLTFWSPNINIFRDPRWGRGQETYGEDPYLTARMGVAFVHGLQGDDPVYRKLDATAKHFAVHSGPEADRHHFDAKPSKRDLYDTYLPAFEALVKEGQVDAVMGAYNRVYGESASASKFLLRDILRDDWGFKGYVVSDCWAIVDIWKHHKIVPTREAAAALAVKNGTELECGQEYATLPAAVKQGLISEAEIDDAVTRLFTARMRLGMFDPPERVAYARIPASVNQAPAHDALALKAARESLVLLKNDGVLPLSRDLKRIAVVGPTADDTMALLGNYFGTPAAPVTILQGIRDAAKGVEVRYARGVDLVEGRDDPNATPLIEAAYLRPAADSPERGLRGEYFRTADLAGTPALVRTDAQIGFGWDRGSPTDNLMARGEAGPGQGVPNDNFSIRWSGQVLPPVSGRYRIEAAADDGFRLYVDGKRVLDHWTPSDRIRSDGVDLDLDAGRAYDLKLEYFDAERDAGVRLGWRMPGAKPPFEEALDAARSSDVVVFVGGLTGDVEGEEMKVNYPGFAGGDRTDLRLPATQRKLLEALKDTGKPVVMVLTGGSALAVEWAQENLSAILMGWYPGQRGGTAVGEALFGDYNPGGRLPVTFYTADQKMPAFDDYAMEGRTYRYFRGTPLYPFGHGLSYTTFDYGKLQLDSPRIAADGRLNVQVEVANTGKRDGDEVVQLYVRRVDAAPGDAVQSLHGFQRVHLAAGQKQTVAFDLDAYQALRQYDEARGAYEVPPGAYEVRVGSSSADARVKARFTVEAKRD; this is encoded by the coding sequence ATGACGCGCAGGCCTTACCACTTAGTCGGCCTTCGCGGCCCCGTCCTTGCCACCTTGGCCTTGTGCGCCGCCATCGGGCTCGCCACCCGCGTGCACGCTGCAGAGCCCAAACCCTGGCTGGACACTACGGCCAGCTTCGAGACCCGTGCCGCCGCGCTGGTCGCCGAGATGACCCTGGAAGAGAAGGCCGCGCAGATGCAGAACGGCGCACCCGCCATCGAGCGTCTGGGCGTGCCCGCCTACGACTGGTGGAGCGAAGGCCTGCACGGCGTCGCGCGGGCGGGGCAGGCCACCGTGTTCCCGCAGGCCATCGGCTTGGCCGCCACCTTCGACGTGCCGCTGATGGGGCAGGTGGCCACCACCATCAGCGACGAAGCGCGCGCCAAGCACCACCAGTTCGTGCGCGACGGCCAACATGGCCGTTACCAGGGCCTGACCTTCTGGTCGCCGAACATCAACATTTTCCGTGACCCGCGCTGGGGCCGCGGCCAGGAAACCTACGGCGAAGACCCGTACCTCACCGCGCGCATGGGCGTTGCCTTCGTGCACGGCCTGCAGGGCGACGACCCGGTCTACCGGAAGCTCGACGCCACCGCCAAGCACTTCGCGGTGCACAGCGGCCCCGAAGCCGACCGCCATCACTTCGACGCCAAACCCAGCAAGCGCGACCTGTACGACACCTACCTGCCGGCGTTCGAAGCGCTGGTGAAGGAAGGGCAGGTGGACGCTGTCATGGGCGCCTATAATCGGGTCTACGGCGAGTCCGCCAGCGCCAGCAAGTTCCTGCTGCGCGACATCCTGCGCGACGACTGGGGCTTCAAGGGCTACGTGGTGTCCGACTGCTGGGCCATCGTCGACATCTGGAAGCATCACAAAATCGTGCCCACGCGCGAAGCCGCCGCCGCACTCGCGGTGAAGAACGGCACCGAACTGGAATGCGGCCAGGAATACGCCACGTTGCCTGCGGCAGTGAAACAGGGTCTGATCAGCGAAGCCGAGATCGACGACGCCGTGACCCGCCTGTTCACCGCACGCATGCGGCTGGGCATGTTCGACCCGCCGGAGCGCGTGGCCTATGCGCGGATTCCGGCCTCGGTGAATCAAGCGCCCGCCCACGACGCGCTGGCGTTGAAAGCCGCCCGCGAGTCGCTGGTGCTGTTGAAGAACGACGGCGTGCTGCCGCTCTCGCGCGATCTCAAGCGCATCGCCGTGGTCGGCCCGACCGCCGACGACACCATGGCGCTGCTGGGCAATTACTTCGGCACCCCGGCGGCACCGGTCACGATCCTGCAGGGCATTCGTGACGCCGCCAAGGGCGTGGAGGTGCGCTACGCGCGCGGCGTGGACCTGGTGGAAGGGCGCGACGACCCCAACGCCACCCCGCTGATCGAAGCCGCCTACCTGCGGCCCGCCGCTGACTCCCCGGAACGCGGCCTGCGCGGCGAGTACTTCCGCACCGCCGACCTGGCCGGCACGCCCGCACTGGTCCGCACCGACGCGCAGATTGGCTTCGGCTGGGACCGCGGCTCGCCCACCGACAACCTGATGGCGCGCGGCGAAGCCGGCCCGGGGCAGGGCGTGCCGAATGACAACTTCAGCATCCGCTGGAGTGGCCAGGTGCTACCGCCGGTCTCGGGCCGCTACCGCATCGAGGCCGCCGCCGACGATGGCTTCCGCCTCTACGTGGACGGCAAGCGCGTGCTCGACCACTGGACCCCCAGCGATCGCATTCGCAGCGACGGCGTGGACCTGGACCTGGACGCCGGCCGCGCCTACGACCTGAAGCTCGAGTACTTCGACGCCGAGCGCGACGCAGGCGTACGCCTGGGCTGGCGCATGCCCGGCGCCAAGCCGCCGTTCGAGGAAGCGCTCGACGCCGCCCGCAGTTCCGATGTGGTGGTGTTCGTCGGCGGCCTCACCGGCGATGTCGAAGGCGAGGAAATGAAGGTCAATTATCCCGGCTTCGCCGGTGGCGACCGCACCGACCTGCGCCTGCCCGCCACCCAGCGAAAGCTGCTGGAAGCACTGAAGGACACCGGCAAGCCGGTGGTGATGGTGCTGACCGGCGGTTCCGCGCTCGCCGTTGAATGGGCGCAGGAAAACCTCTCGGCCATCCTGATGGGCTGGTACCCCGGCCAACGCGGCGGCACCGCCGTGGGCGAGGCGCTGTTCGGCGACTACAACCCCGGCGGCCGTCTGCCCGTGACCTTCTACACCGCAGACCAGAAGATGCCGGCGTTCGACGACTACGCCATGGAAGGCCGCACCTACCGTTACTTCCGCGGCACCCCCCTGTACCCGTTCGGCCATGGCCTGTCCTACACCACCTTCGACTACGGCAAGCTCCAGCTCGATTCGCCGCGCATCGCCGCCGATGGTCGTCTCAACGTACAGGTTGAAGTGGCCAACACCGGCAAGCGCGACGGCGACGAAGTGGTGCAGCTGTACGTGCGCCGGGTGGACGCCGCGCCGGGCGATGCGGTTCAGTCGCTGCATGGGTTCCAGCGCGTGCATCTGGCGGCAGGCCAGAAACAGACGGTGGCCTTCGACCTGGACGCCTATCAGGCCCTTCGCCAGTACGACGAAGCGCGCGGCGCGTATGAAGTGCCGCCGGGGGCGTACGAGGTGCGGGTAGGCAGTTCCAGTGCCGACGCCCGCGTAAAGGCACGTTTCACCGTGGAGGCAAAGCGTGACTGA
- a CDS encoding aldose epimerase, giving the protein MAPETCLPIDDALAPLPAGRLLWLRSGGVDVALAPEAGGRIAQIRHDGVDWLVGEVEGGKSAIGWGCYPMVPWAGRIRHGRFEFDGRRYELPTNFGGHAIHGTGFTRPWQLDSLEADAAVLSLALPEDDYWPFGGTATQTIHLGPDHLALHLAVQAGHHAMPAVLGWHPWFRKPDRLEFVADAMYPRDSEGIAITPCAAPTAGPWDDCFVRTRDPVLVCAGQQLHLSADTDHWVVYDAAAHATCVEPQTGPPDGFTLAPHRLLPGERLALRFDLHWSRSAPP; this is encoded by the coding sequence ATGGCGCCTGAGACCTGCTTGCCAATCGATGACGCGCTGGCACCCCTGCCAGCGGGGCGCCTGCTGTGGCTGCGGTCAGGCGGCGTGGACGTCGCGCTGGCGCCCGAAGCCGGTGGACGCATCGCCCAGATCCGCCATGACGGAGTGGATTGGCTGGTGGGGGAGGTAGAGGGCGGCAAGTCCGCCATCGGCTGGGGCTGCTACCCGATGGTGCCGTGGGCAGGGCGTATCCGCCACGGCCGATTCGAGTTCGACGGCAGGCGTTACGAACTGCCCACCAATTTCGGCGGGCATGCCATCCACGGGACAGGCTTCACCCGGCCCTGGCAGCTCGACAGCCTCGAAGCTGACGCGGCCGTGCTCTCGTTGGCACTTCCCGAAGACGACTACTGGCCCTTCGGGGGCACGGCAACGCAGACCATCCACCTCGGCCCCGATCACCTGGCGCTGCACCTCGCCGTGCAGGCGGGACACCACGCCATGCCCGCCGTGCTCGGCTGGCACCCGTGGTTCCGCAAGCCGGATCGCCTGGAGTTCGTTGCAGATGCCATGTACCCGCGCGACAGCGAAGGCATCGCCATCACACCCTGCGCAGCCCCCACGGCAGGCCCGTGGGACGACTGCTTTGTCAGGACGCGCGACCCGGTGCTGGTCTGCGCAGGCCAGCAGTTGCACCTGAGCGCCGACACCGACCACTGGGTGGTGTACGACGCGGCCGCTCATGCAACCTGCGTGGAACCACAGACCGGCCCACCCGATGGATTCACCCTGGCTCCTCACCGGCTCCTGCCCGGCGAGCGGCTTGCGCTGCGTTTCGACCTCCATTGGTCGCGCAGCGCACCGCCATAG